The Paenibacillus tianjinensis genome has a window encoding:
- a CDS encoding lactonase family protein, with the protein MNEHSKLLLFTGSYASAAENGVQVYEFNGEAGGTLDLLDSVQGIINPTFVNVDAANHRLYAIGEKANGEGGKEGEIVSFAIDPQTGKLTELNRIPTMPALGAGQTTTCHINRDADSEYMVVCSYHGGLVGLISVDENGQPLQLIDTAVHTGKGTVPGQEKPHPHSAIFSLDERYLFVSDLGLDLIRSYRINRDQNTLEAHGETKVQPGAGPRHFVFHPDGKSAYVINELNSTVTSFLYDIEEGTLQTAVTLSTLPQDFPAAKNSCAEIAFSKDGCFLYGSNRGHDSIVVYAVNPDTAALTLVEHVSTRGGHPRHFTVTPDGEYLIVANRDENNLVVFSMDTASGRLSFTGNTAELSKPVCVKPAVFPV; encoded by the coding sequence ATGAATGAGCATTCAAAGCTGTTATTGTTTACCGGCTCCTACGCGAGTGCGGCGGAAAATGGAGTGCAGGTGTATGAATTTAACGGAGAAGCCGGGGGCACGTTAGACCTGTTGGATAGTGTACAAGGCATTATTAACCCTACCTTTGTTAACGTGGACGCTGCGAATCATCGTTTATATGCAATTGGGGAGAAGGCGAATGGTGAAGGCGGCAAAGAAGGCGAGATAGTCTCCTTCGCGATTGATCCGCAGACCGGTAAGCTGACCGAATTGAACCGGATTCCCACGATGCCAGCTCTCGGAGCAGGACAAACCACAACTTGCCATATTAACAGGGATGCAGATAGTGAATATATGGTTGTCTGCAGTTATCACGGCGGCCTGGTTGGCTTAATCAGCGTGGATGAGAACGGCCAGCCCTTGCAGCTCATAGATACTGCTGTACATACCGGTAAAGGAACCGTCCCCGGTCAGGAAAAGCCGCATCCGCATTCGGCTATCTTCAGTCTGGATGAACGGTACCTGTTCGTTTCCGACCTTGGTCTTGATCTGATCCGATCATACCGCATTAACCGGGATCAGAATACCCTTGAGGCTCATGGCGAAACTAAGGTACAGCCTGGCGCAGGTCCGCGGCATTTTGTCTTCCACCCGGACGGCAAATCGGCTTATGTTATTAACGAATTGAACAGCACAGTCACTTCGTTCCTCTATGACATCGAGGAAGGAACGTTGCAGACTGCAGTTACTCTTTCTACACTGCCTCAAGATTTCCCGGCGGCAAAGAATAGCTGCGCTGAGATCGCATTCTCGAAGGACGGATGTTTCTTATACGGCTCCAACCGTGGTCATGACAGTATTGTAGTCTATGCTGTGAATCCGGATACGGCAGCATTGACCCTGGTGGAGCATGTGTCCACTCGAGGCGGGCATCCGCGTCACTTCACTGTGACCCCAGACGGAGAATACTTAATCGTTGCCAACCGCGACGAAAATAACCTGGTGGTGTTCTCAATGGATACAGCCAGCGGCCGGCTGAGCTTTACCGGCAATACTGCTGAGCTGTCCAAGCCTGTTTGTGTGAAGCCGGCTGTATTCCCTGTCTAG
- the hfq gene encoding RNA chaperone Hfq: MESLKLQERLLNQCISTKVPVTIFTTNGVKMQGLVTSYDAYTITLQGQGDGRQNVLFKSAVSTIVPLKPVSLK; the protein is encoded by the coding sequence GTGGAAAGTCTAAAATTACAGGAACGTTTGTTGAACCAGTGTATTTCAACAAAGGTGCCCGTGACGATTTTTACAACCAATGGGGTCAAGATGCAGGGACTCGTTACCTCATATGACGCTTATACAATTACTCTGCAGGGCCAGGGTGATGGCAGACAGAACGTTTTGTTCAAATCTGCGGTCTCGACAATCGTGCCGTTAAAGCCCGTCTCGCTTAAATAA
- a CDS encoding phosphatase PAP2 family protein, whose protein sequence is MGFLLGFTVIAVLVMFDRTASFDNFITRNVQSAESPVLTVIAKNLSLIGSTWFVVVLSLVTITLLFLVLKHRMELILFVWVALGSQLLNTLFKLWFRRERPTIHRLIEQEGFSFPSGHSMAAFSLYGAVAYLLWRHMRYRAQRILLILFTVLMTAGIGWSRVYLGVHYPSDVIGGYAASGAWLMLSIAGFEAYRSRRRRK, encoded by the coding sequence TTGGGGTTTCTGCTGGGCTTTACTGTCATTGCCGTACTAGTGATGTTCGACCGGACCGCTTCCTTTGATAACTTCATCACACGTAATGTACAGTCAGCAGAGTCGCCAGTACTTACTGTGATAGCCAAAAACCTGTCCCTGATAGGTTCGACTTGGTTTGTTGTTGTCCTATCACTGGTGACTATAACACTGCTGTTCCTAGTGCTTAAACACCGCATGGAACTGATCCTGTTTGTCTGGGTTGCACTAGGCTCGCAGCTTCTAAATACATTGTTCAAGCTGTGGTTCCGCCGCGAGCGGCCTACCATTCACCGCCTGATCGAACAGGAAGGTTTCAGCTTTCCCAGCGGGCATTCCATGGCGGCTTTTTCCTTGTACGGGGCTGTTGCCTATTTGCTCTGGCGTCATATGCGGTATAGAGCGCAGAGGATTCTGCTAATTCTGTTTACTGTCTTGATGACAGCCGGCATTGGCTGGAGCCGGGTTTATCTGGGTGTCCACTATCCCAGCGATGTTATCGGGGGGTACGCTGCCAGCGGGGCTTGGCTGATGTTGTCTATCGCAGGTTTCGAGGCATACCGGAGCAGAAGGCGGCGGAAATAA
- a CDS encoding FUSC family protein: protein MAFGARILKTGMAVTLALYLSALLNFTSPVGAAIAAIFAMQPSIYRSWRYFLDQIQTSTMGAVLALLGGMLLSNEPIAVGLVCILVIMISMKMNRADTIGLTLVTVISVMEASGQWEFALTRFLLTLTGIVSAFIINISVFPPKPRKQYIQQIETVFTGLSLLLRTAVSHEMKESVFRDEKNALEGSIKALADKYALFEEEQKQLRRAKYSQTRQMVVYKNLLHSLQKGFEVLEAVDRHYFQAERTERTDELFDRHLEQLIKYHEYILLKFEDKLKPGANDSEPLGDDNDSFLNAAIQGYDPEKSGQLRLSVVAAAIYDYGYQLERLDKLADQINRQNGDEKE, encoded by the coding sequence TTGGCTTTTGGCGCCCGCATACTAAAAACAGGAATGGCAGTTACCCTTGCCCTCTATTTATCCGCTCTGCTGAATTTCACTTCTCCTGTCGGTGCGGCGATTGCTGCAATTTTTGCCATGCAGCCGTCAATCTACCGTTCATGGCGTTATTTCCTGGACCAGATTCAGACGAGTACCATGGGCGCTGTGCTGGCGCTGCTTGGGGGTATGCTGCTGTCCAATGAACCGATAGCGGTCGGACTTGTATGTATCCTGGTCATTATGATAAGTATGAAGATGAACCGTGCCGATACCATCGGCCTGACTCTGGTTACGGTCATTTCGGTGATGGAGGCTTCCGGACAGTGGGAGTTTGCGCTGACCCGGTTTTTGCTTACACTGACGGGGATTGTCTCTGCATTTATCATCAATATCAGTGTATTTCCGCCGAAGCCGCGCAAGCAGTATATCCAGCAGATCGAAACCGTGTTTACCGGACTTTCGCTGCTGCTGCGGACTGCAGTTTCGCATGAGATGAAGGAGAGTGTATTTCGGGATGAGAAGAATGCGCTCGAGGGCTCGATAAAAGCGCTGGCTGACAAATATGCTTTATTTGAGGAAGAGCAGAAGCAGCTGCGCCGGGCCAAATACAGCCAGACCAGACAGATGGTGGTGTATAAGAATCTGCTGCATTCTTTGCAAAAAGGGTTTGAAGTGCTGGAAGCGGTAGACCGGCATTATTTCCAGGCAGAGCGGACGGAGCGGACGGATGAGCTGTTTGACAGGCATTTAGAGCAGCTGATCAAATACCATGAGTATATTCTGCTTAAGTTCGAAGATAAGCTGAAGCCGGGTGCTAATGACTCAGAGCCGCTCGGAGACGACAATGACAGTTTTCTGAATGCGGCGATTCAGGGGTATGATCCTGAGAAATCGGGACAATTACGCTTGTCAGTTGTGGCAGCGGCGATTTATGATTATGGATACCAGCTCGAACGTCTCGACAAACTGGCGGATCAGATCAACCGGCAGAATGGGGATGAGAAAGAATAA
- the helD gene encoding RNA polymerase recycling motor HelD: protein MEKHDSEWQAEQERVTGITKLLTSRIRQLSEELGLHRSDVVDMRKDFWEEVTVNFSSPDDLGETSTSLRQQAQILNERERHHLQSSKALKKYKKLVVSPYFGRIDFSESGDSGAEKIYLGIGSLMEDNGTFLIYDWRAPISSLYYDGAPGPAAYETPGGLVNGTMELKRQFVIDNGIIEVMFDTGMTIGDELLQQVLSHSADDRMKSIVATIQKEQNAVIRNDRSRMLVVQGAAGSGKTSAALQRVAYLLYKYREVLQADQMLLFSPNPLFNSYVSTVLPELGEENMQQTTFQMYLEHRLGQEFQLEDVFSQTESLLNAPDGPAAAVRREGIGYKSSVAFLDAIRRYVNLLEHEGMKFKPLMFQGRAVVSKEEMERQFYAYDSNIKLANRIDLMTGWLLKKIAAFSVEERSASWVEDQIEVLDSSDYQRAYQMTRRKGGGHDNSFDDFDTEKSMLARYIVSQRLKPLRVWTKRGRFVDVKGLYSRLFTDRQLIDSLNGESVLPEAWAEICAMTLDTLAAGELAYEDATPFLYLKELSQGFRTNTLIRHVIVDEVQDYSPFQLEFMRRLFPRAKMTVLGDLNQAIYAQGEVLGDLAGLVSIYGEENTEVISLTRSYRSTYEIVEFTRAMIPGGERIVPFNRRGETPSLTVVNTESELLASVEQDVLNLHAAGYHYVAVICKTAEESADVHAKLQNRLPVRLVTKETPNFQKGTLVLPAYLAKGVEFDAVIIYDGSDHKYSRENERKLFYTACTRAMHLLHIYSLGQLSRFLPAAARESVTAASLKS from the coding sequence TTGGAGAAACATGATAGCGAGTGGCAGGCGGAACAGGAGAGGGTAACGGGAATTACAAAGCTGCTTACTTCCCGTATCCGGCAATTATCGGAGGAGCTTGGTCTTCATCGTAGCGATGTGGTAGATATGCGCAAAGATTTCTGGGAAGAGGTTACCGTGAACTTCAGCAGCCCGGATGATCTGGGTGAAACTTCTACAAGCCTGCGGCAGCAGGCGCAAATTCTGAATGAACGGGAGCGCCATCACCTGCAGTCCAGCAAAGCGCTTAAGAAATATAAGAAGCTGGTGGTCTCTCCGTATTTCGGACGGATTGATTTCTCTGAGAGCGGAGATAGCGGGGCAGAGAAAATCTATCTCGGAATCGGATCTTTAATGGAGGATAACGGCACATTCCTGATCTATGACTGGCGGGCGCCGATTTCCAGCTTGTATTACGACGGCGCCCCCGGTCCCGCAGCTTATGAGACACCGGGCGGCCTGGTGAACGGCACCATGGAGCTAAAACGCCAGTTTGTAATCGACAACGGCATCATTGAGGTAATGTTTGATACAGGGATGACCATCGGTGATGAATTGCTCCAGCAGGTGCTCAGCCACAGTGCGGATGACCGGATGAAGAGTATTGTCGCAACGATTCAAAAAGAGCAGAATGCCGTAATCCGTAATGACCGGAGCCGGATGCTGGTGGTTCAAGGGGCGGCCGGAAGCGGCAAAACATCAGCAGCGCTGCAACGAGTCGCTTATCTGCTCTACAAGTACCGTGAGGTGCTGCAGGCGGATCAGATGCTTCTGTTCTCACCGAATCCGTTGTTTAACAGCTATGTATCCACAGTTCTCCCTGAGCTTGGCGAAGAAAATATGCAGCAGACTACATTCCAGATGTATCTGGAACACCGGCTGGGCCAGGAATTCCAGCTGGAGGATGTGTTCAGCCAGACGGAGAGCCTGCTCAACGCGCCGGATGGTCCGGCTGCGGCTGTGCGCCGTGAAGGGATTGGCTATAAATCCTCTGTTGCTTTTCTGGATGCTATCCGGCGTTATGTGAATCTGCTGGAACATGAGGGCATGAAGTTTAAACCGCTGATGTTCCAGGGAAGGGCAGTTGTCAGCAAAGAAGAGATGGAACGGCAGTTTTATGCTTATGATTCTAATATTAAGCTGGCGAACCGGATCGACCTTATGACAGGCTGGCTGCTCAAAAAAATAGCCGCCTTCAGTGTGGAAGAGCGCAGTGCCTCCTGGGTGGAAGATCAGATAGAAGTGCTTGATTCCAGCGATTATCAGCGTGCTTATCAGATGACACGGCGCAAAGGCGGCGGACATGACAACAGCTTTGATGATTTTGATACCGAAAAGAGCATGCTGGCCCGCTACATTGTCAGTCAGCGCCTGAAGCCGCTCCGTGTTTGGACCAAACGTGGACGTTTCGTTGATGTAAAGGGGCTGTACAGCAGGCTGTTTACCGACCGTCAGTTAATTGACAGTCTGAATGGCGAAAGCGTTTTGCCGGAGGCATGGGCTGAAATCTGTGCAATGACGCTGGATACCCTCGCTGCCGGAGAGCTTGCTTATGAAGATGCGACTCCATTTCTCTACCTGAAGGAACTCAGCCAAGGCTTCCGGACGAATACGTTGATCCGCCACGTGATTGTCGATGAAGTACAGGATTACTCCCCGTTCCAGCTGGAGTTCATGCGCCGGCTGTTCCCGCGGGCCAAGATGACGGTTCTCGGCGATTTAAACCAGGCGATCTATGCCCAGGGAGAAGTGCTGGGTGACTTGGCCGGCCTGGTGAGTATTTACGGTGAGGAAAATACGGAGGTCATCTCCCTGACCCGCAGCTACCGCTCGACCTACGAGATTGTTGAGTTTACGCGGGCGATGATTCCGGGCGGGGAACGGATCGTTCCCTTTAACCGCCGTGGGGAGACACCATCCCTAACTGTAGTGAACACTGAGTCTGAGCTGCTGGCTTCAGTGGAGCAGGATGTGCTGAATCTGCATGCTGCCGGTTATCATTATGTGGCGGTCATCTGCAAAACAGCAGAGGAGAGCGCAGATGTGCATGCCAAGCTTCAGAACAGGCTTCCGGTCAGACTGGTTACCAAGGAGACCCCTAATTTTCAGAAGGGCACATTGGTTCTCCCGGCTTATCTGGCCAAAGGAGTTGAGTTCGATGCGGTTATTATTTACGACGGTTCGGACCATAAATACAGCAGAGAAAATGAACGCAAATTGTTCTATACAGCCTGCACCCGCGCAATGCATCTGCTTCATATCTACAGTCTGGGGCAGCTTAGCCGCTTTTTGCCTGCTGCAGCCCGTGAGTCTGTGACTGCAGCCTCGCTGAAGAGCTGA
- a CDS encoding MFS transporter — MNNNSERLWTKSFIQLTLCNLLLFTGLQMTLSTLPVYAEGTLHASSVQISLVTSLFALSAIASRVFAAKAMEKGGRNLLIFLGLAISLAAVAGYYWSGTIIVLLLMRMLFGIGFGMASTAFPTMASDVIPIRRMGEGMGYFGLSTSLAMSAGPLIGLSLLQGPGFGSLLLSTGLALAFILPLGYRLTKSLPANHKEPVPVSASGPKGSVFRKLFIPCLLNLLLSISYGGLLGFLALYGQEVHLEHIAYFFLFNAVAIVIIRPVSGKIYDRFGPAALLIPGSLFIIGGLMLLSFAASTAALFPAAICYGIGFGSMQPALQTWMIQSVDARQRGMANGMFFNSLDFGVAIGTMLLGSVALYNSYAVMYRYSALAPLLLLVIYIIILRVQRRNRTALSGLSSK, encoded by the coding sequence TTGAATAATAACTCTGAACGTTTATGGACCAAATCCTTTATCCAACTAACTCTCTGCAATCTGCTGCTGTTCACCGGCCTGCAGATGACCTTATCCACCCTGCCGGTTTATGCTGAAGGAACCCTTCATGCTTCCTCCGTGCAAATCAGTCTCGTAACCAGTCTGTTCGCCTTAAGCGCCATCGCTTCACGGGTATTCGCGGCCAAAGCCATGGAAAAAGGCGGCCGTAATCTGCTAATCTTCCTCGGTCTGGCCATCTCTCTTGCTGCAGTAGCCGGCTACTATTGGTCAGGAACGATTATCGTCCTGCTGCTGATGCGGATGCTCTTCGGCATAGGGTTCGGGATGGCCAGTACCGCATTTCCCACGATGGCCTCAGATGTCATTCCCATCCGCCGGATGGGCGAAGGCATGGGCTACTTCGGGTTGTCCACCAGTCTGGCGATGTCCGCCGGCCCGCTGATCGGACTCAGCCTGCTGCAGGGGCCGGGCTTCGGTTCACTGCTCCTGAGCACCGGCCTTGCGCTTGCATTCATTCTGCCGCTTGGCTACCGCCTGACTAAAAGCCTGCCGGCCAATCACAAAGAACCCGTTCCGGTATCCGCATCTGGCCCTAAGGGCAGTGTATTCCGCAAGCTGTTTATTCCCTGCCTGCTGAATTTGCTGCTGTCCATCTCCTACGGTGGTTTGCTTGGTTTTCTTGCCTTATATGGCCAGGAGGTTCATCTGGAGCATATTGCTTACTTTTTCCTGTTTAACGCTGTGGCCATCGTCATCATACGTCCGGTCTCCGGCAAAATATATGACCGCTTCGGTCCGGCAGCCTTACTCATCCCCGGCAGCCTGTTCATCATTGGCGGATTGATGCTGCTCTCCTTTGCTGCTTCAACCGCTGCACTTTTCCCCGCCGCCATTTGCTATGGCATCGGCTTCGGATCCATGCAGCCTGCGCTACAGACCTGGATGATCCAATCTGTAGATGCGCGGCAACGGGGCATGGCAAACGGCATGTTTTTCAATTCACTCGATTTTGGGGTAGCTATCGGTACTATGCTCCTTGGATCAGTAGCCCTTTATAACTCTTATGCTGTAATGTACCGCTACTCTGCACTTGCTCCTCTTCTTCTGCTGGTCATCTACATCATTATTCTTAGGGTACAGCGCCGCAACCGTACTGCATTATCCGGGTTATCCAGTAAATAA
- a CDS encoding MarR family winged helix-turn-helix transcriptional regulator, which produces MPDSSPQQFLGFLLGSTHRRISTAFARVLKPYDITPEQWSVLLMIVDRDGINQKEVAASAAKDQPTTARIVELLQKKGFITKTMNQSDRRAFQLYATEEGKALINSTLALEQQVIDTAVTGLTSEQLEQLRKMLKLIYHNTGNPHQE; this is translated from the coding sequence ATGCCTGATTCCTCACCGCAGCAATTTCTCGGATTCCTGCTCGGCTCCACCCACCGGCGGATTTCAACTGCCTTTGCCCGTGTGCTGAAGCCTTACGATATTACCCCTGAACAATGGTCTGTCCTGCTGATGATTGTAGACCGGGACGGAATCAACCAGAAAGAAGTGGCCGCATCGGCAGCCAAGGACCAGCCTACCACTGCCCGAATCGTTGAGCTTCTCCAGAAAAAAGGTTTTATCACAAAAACGATGAACCAGAGTGACCGCCGTGCTTTCCAGCTCTACGCAACCGAGGAGGGCAAGGCACTAATCAACAGCACTCTGGCCCTGGAGCAGCAGGTGATTGATACTGCCGTCACCGGACTGACCTCTGAGCAGCTTGAACAGCTGCGGAAGATGCTTAAGCTCATCTATCACAACACAGGGAACCCACATCAAGAATAG
- the fsa gene encoding fructose-6-phosphate aldolase, translating to MKFFLDTGNIEEIKRITRLGLVDGVTTNPSLIAKEGRLFKDVIKEIVEIVPGPVSAEVIGLTTEEMLKEAFEIAEWAPNVVIKLPMTEDGLAACYELTKKGIKTNVTLIFSAAQGLMAAKAGATYISPFVGRLDDIGVDGMKLIKDLKTILTNYGLSSEIIAASIRNIAHVEEAAIAGAHIATIPGSLLPSLWKHPLTDSGIERFLKDWETVPQAAK from the coding sequence ATGAAATTTTTCTTGGATACTGGAAACATTGAAGAAATCAAACGTATTACCCGCCTAGGATTAGTGGATGGCGTGACGACTAACCCGTCGCTGATCGCCAAAGAAGGCAGACTGTTCAAAGATGTAATTAAAGAAATCGTTGAGATTGTACCTGGTCCTGTAAGTGCAGAGGTTATTGGCCTTACAACCGAAGAAATGCTTAAGGAAGCCTTCGAAATCGCGGAATGGGCACCTAACGTAGTTATTAAACTGCCGATGACCGAAGATGGACTGGCTGCCTGCTACGAGCTGACTAAAAAAGGGATCAAGACCAACGTTACCCTCATATTCTCCGCCGCTCAAGGCCTGATGGCCGCCAAAGCAGGCGCTACTTATATCAGCCCGTTCGTTGGACGTCTGGATGATATCGGTGTAGACGGTATGAAGCTGATCAAGGATCTCAAAACCATCCTGACCAATTATGGACTGTCTTCTGAAATTATTGCAGCCAGCATCCGCAACATCGCTCACGTAGAGGAAGCAGCCATTGCCGGAGCGCACATTGCAACAATCCCTGGCTCCCTGCTCCCTTCCCTCTGGAAACACCCGCTGACAGACAGCGGCATTGAGCGTTTCCTGAAAGACTGGGAAACTGTTCCGCAAGCGGCTAAATAA